Within the Pseudomonadota bacterium genome, the region CGGTCCGAACGTATCGGATGCTGGGTCGGCTCGCCCAGCGCTCTGTATCTGCCTGGGCCAGCGGCGGCACCACGATATGCTGATATTCGGGGTGCTCGTCCGGCAGCGCAATAGGTGACAGGAGGCTCGCTGCAGCCAGGTCTGCCCGCGTCATCGTGTCGCCGAGCAGGTAGGGCCGCCCGTCCGCCAGCAGGCCGTCGAGCCAATCGAGCTCGCCTTCTACCTTGGCGCGCGAATCTTCACGCTGGGCCGGGCCCAGGTCCATGCCTTTAATCATCAAGCGACACACAACTTTCCACCCAAGACGCAGCTTGAGCTGGTCCAGCCACGGGAGACCGCGGCGGAAAATTGGGAGCACCGTGGCCGGATGATCGACGATGGCCTCTGAGTAGAAGTAACGTCGAACGTGGATCCCGGCGATGTCATCCAGGCGTTGCTCAATTTCTCGGCAGGCGTCGCGATTCTCCGCACTGGAGAGTTTTGCGCCACCGGGGGAGTTGGACTCCGCCCAGCTCACAACGTCTGCAGATCCCTGGATTACGTCGTCGGGAAGTTCAAGAAACGGCATCGCCCCGCGTTTGAGGCCAAGTGAACGGGCTTTCTTGAGGTGTTTGCCGGGCGCCAGTCGGTTGAGCGTGTAGTCATGGCCCAGATAGTCCAACGCCCAGCGCGCCTTTTCGCAGTAATGGGAGATGGCGAATACGTGAAGCGTGGGTTTTGCCATAGAAGAGGATCCTTTCTGGCGGCGACTAGGAACGTTTACTGAGGTCGAAGATTCCGGTCTCCCGCCGATTGGTGACTCAAGATTCGGTCCCGAGGTCTTTCGACGGGCCGGGAAAGAAACGGTTGGTCCGGCGCTGGTACTCCGCGTAGGCCGGCCGTTTCTGAAGAGAATAGTACTCGGAGGGCCTGGCGCCGGTGTAGTGCACCAAGGTCTGATACATAAGGCGCGAAACGAACAGCAGTCCAAGCGTCAGCAGGACGGCGACCGGAATGGGTTGGGATTTGAATAGCTCCGGAACCGCGGGCATCGCCATCAGAATTAGCCCGTTCCAAACCATCCATTCAAAAAAATAGTTGGGGTGACGGCTGTAGCGCCATAGTCCAACGTCACAGACGAGGTCACGCTGGCCCTTGGCCTTACTTTGGGCCACAAACGCTGCCTTTTGGCGGTCCGCAAGCGACTCGAGGACCAGCGAGATCAACGCAAGTGAAAAGCCGAGTAACTCCAAGCCAGTGACGCCGGATGCAGGATTGAAGGCGATCACGAACGCCGGGAAGGCGAGGAAAGAGGCGTTCGCCAGCCCCTGCACAAGCACCTCTACCTGGCGTGCTAGTGCGACGTTGGTGACTCCGGCGCGCTCCCAACGCAGCGCCTGATACCGATAACGAGCTAGCTCTCGGTTCAGTGCACCAGCCCGCCACAGCATTACCGCATAAAAACCCATGCGGCCCCCGATGGCGAGGTAAAGTCCGCAGACCATCGCCAGCCGCATTTCATTTGCCTCAGCGAATCGGAACCCAAAGGTCAGCAGCCCGATGAATACCAGCCCCCACGGCCAGCCGATGTCGACATAAGACATGCGGCCCGTTTTCCAGGTTGGCCAGCATACGACCAGCGCGAACAGTCCCAGCTGCAGCAGCCCGTTGGTGAGCGCGAGCGGTCGTATCGACTCGGTCGCCAGGAGCACGAGCCAGCCAAGAATAAACGGGACGAGTTGAAGTAGCTTACTCAGAGGGTGCTGCCGAAGGCGTCAAAAGACAGACTACCCATTCTCTCATGAGTCCGCCGGGTTGGCTCGCGCCGGGCAGTGGTCTATTCAATCGGGAAATAAGCAACACAGGCGAGCGAAAATTAGGCAAACTGCGCGCTGATCGCACGGAATCGAAAAATGGCCAGAACCCCCAACTTGACCGCCTGCTTCTGCGGATTCGCTTTGTTGATGTCAACTCTTGTGGCAGTGGCGTCGCCGCGAGTTCTATTTAGTCATTACGCGCCGGACGAGAGCGGGCTGTCGCTGACGGTCGACGGGCAGCCACTGACGCCGACGCTGCAGTTCGGCGAAACGGATGCCCAATATCGATTGTTTGATTCAACGCCTCAGACTTTCGCGGTAATCGACGCCGGCGGCGCCGTTCTTGCCAGTCTGGAGACCGAGCTCACGCGCAATGATTTCAGCATGATTGCCTACAACGACGCTGCGGGGGCCGTGCAGCTGAGTCTGCTGGCGGACACCGTTCGCAGCCGCGACGATTCGTCCATCCAAAACACGGTCGTCCGGGCTGGCACTTACGCCAAGCTTTCCTCCGGCTTCGAGTTTGGTTTCGAAAGCCGGACCGACATCGTGGTGGACGACGTCGACTCTTTTGGGGTGATCTTCAACAGTATCGGCAACGGCATCAGAGTCCTAACACCCGACATCTTTGGGACCGGCGTCGATTCGACGGGTGCCATGCGCAACGCGTCGGTAGCGCTTCGGCTTGGCACCGTCGGGGAAGCGCTCAGCGAATTTGAGCAGGTGATTTTCAGTTTCGAAGGCGCGATCGAAGCTGGCACGACGGACCTGTTTGTGATCGGCAACGGTCAGCGTTTTCCGTATCAGGTGGTTCGACGGGTCCGGCCGGGCAATCGCAGTTCGGTGGAAAGCGGGCTGTATGGCGAGCTCGCGATCGTTGGCTCGGGAACACAGGTGGTGGAGTTGGCGGAAGACGGCCGGGTGTACGGGTTGTTGTACAGCTACGACGAGGCTGGGCAGCCGCAATGGTTCTACTTTGACTCGAGCTGCGAAGGCTTGTCGGAAGACGAGGACTTTCGAATGCTTGCGTGCTCCGATCCGGAGATGATTCTGGTATCGGACAACGTCTACGCAATTTCTTTTTATCGCGCCACGGGCGGGGCGCTAACGCCCGGAATCGGTGCCGCCCTGGAGCCTGTCGGGTTTGGCCGACTGCGTCTGCGCACGTTGCTTGATGCGGACCTTCGCCAATCGAGCACCGCAACGATGCGGGTTCGCCTGGGAGACCTCGAGGACATCCTGGCGACCGGAGCTGCGATTCCCAGCGGCGTGAGGTTTGTGTTTGAGCAGCTTCCCGGCGGCTAATGGCGCCAGGCGCCGAGAGGACGTCAGCCCAAAGATCAGTGACGGCAGCACGAACGGGATCACCATGAGTCGTGGCAGACTCTAACGTGGGAAATTCGGGTTGCCGCGATGCCGTTGGATTCAACTACAGGCGTTTACTACGAGGTTCATGGGAATGAGGGGCCGCCCCTCGTCCTGGGTTTTCCCATTTTCGCCTCGATGGCTGACATCCTCGGTTCCGAAGCAAAAGCGATCCGCGATGGATTTCTTGCTGGGCTTACCGATCGATATCGGGTCCTGCTCCTCGACTATCCGAGCATTGGTCGCAGCGAAGAGCTCCCCCCGTCGAAGCTATCGGTTGAGCGGGTATGCCATGACCTGCTAGCGGTCGCTGACGAGGCCGGCTTTGAGCGATTTAGCTACTGGGGCTACTCGTGGGGTGGATGTGTGGGATACCAGCTCGCCGTCAGGACTGAACGGGTCTCCGCGCTGGCGATGGGCGGGTGGCCACCGCTCGGTGGTCAGTACGACGCAATGCTCGCGGCCAGCCGAGAGCAAAAGGACAATCCGCCCCCCGAAGCACAGGTGGTTCTTCGCTCTCCGGCACAGTACGCGCAGTGGGAAACCTTCTACGCGAGCCTCCAGCTTTTTGACGATGACAACGCCTCGAAATCGCTGTCCATCCCGCGACTGGCCTATGCGGGCGCGGACGGAGACACGACCGCAGGGTCTTATACCATTCAGAACGCGTCGATTTTGCGAGACAAGCAAGCGGAGCTCGAGGCGCGCGGCTGGCAGGTTCAGCTGATTGAGGGCGCCGCTCACGAGGACGGACTGAATCCGTCCAAGATACTGCCGATTGTAAGACCCTTCCTGGATCGATATGTCGAACACTCAGGTTAGTTCAGACGCACGAGAGCTCCTTAGCCAAACCCTGGTTTGGGACAACCACGCCTGTATGCCTTTGCGCCATGGCGACGATGATTTTCTGCCGCAGCTGGAGCGGTGCCGGGAGGCCGGCTGTGATGTTGTCAGCCTGAATATTGGCTTCGGCTTCAAAACGCTGGACGAACATCTTCGCACCGCGGCCCTGTTCCGCCGGTGGGTGAGCCAACGGCCCGAGCGTTACCGGCTCGCTAAGTCGCTGAGCGACATTGATGAGGCGCGCGAGTCTGGGCAGCTGGCGATCGTCTTCGACGTCGAGGGCATGGCGCTGCTGGATGAGGGTGACTATGGCCTGGTTTCGATGCTGCGCGAGCTCGGGGTCATCTGGATGCTGGTGGCCTACAACAAAAACAACGCGGCGGGTGGTGGCTGTGCGGATGAAGACCCGGGCCTGACGCCCCACGGTAAGGCCATTCTTAAAGAAATGAAGCGGGTCGGCATGATCGCATGCTGTTCCCACACCGGCCATCGCACGGCGATGGACGTGATGGAAGCCGCCGATAATCCAGTGGTGTTTTCCCATTCCAATGCCAGCGCCGTGCATTCGCACTTTCGCAACATCCCCGACGAGCTGATCCTCGCCTGTGCGGAAACGGGTGGGGTTGTCGGGATCAATGGCATCGGCGAATTTCTGGGGGAGAACGGCGACTATGCGGAGCTCTTACTGCGCCATATCGATCATGTGTCGGAATTGGCAGGTCCCGAGCACGTAGGGCTGGGTCTAGATTATGTGTATGATCAGCAGGAGCTGCTCGACTATCTCAAAGCCCACCCTGAGTTGTTCGGTGTCGACCCCGAACCGAAGGTTCGGATGGCCGGACCCGAAGTGCTGCCAGAGCTGGTGGCCGCCATGCTGCAGCGCGGCTACCAGCAACGCCACATCGAGATGATTTTGGGCGGCAACTGGCGTCGGGTAGCCCAGCAGGTCTGGATCGATGGGCAACGTTAGACCCTTGACCGAGTCGGCCTCTCGATCAGAAGATGTGGCTCTGCCGTACGTGAGCGAGCCCTTGGCCCGAGATCACCAAAGCCCGACTGGTAATACTCAAAAGGTCCTAAGGATCAGGGATCTCAAGCGTCTTGCCTTGCCGCAGGAAGAGCTGGAAGCGCTGCCAAAGGACGAGACATCGCGTTCGCTGCAGCACACCTGTGACGGCGATCAGGAAGTTATTGCGCTGGCTGACGACCTGATTTTCGCCCGTACCGACGTGCCCCATATCGATCAGGCCCCGGACGATCGCCAGTGGTCGATCGACTACAGCGGCTGGCTGTATCTGCATTTTCGCCTCGAAGGCCTGAGCCGGGAAATTCAGCCGGACGGAGAAGTCACCGACCTCGGTGGACAGAGTTTTATCCTGTCGGTGTCGAATGGTCCGTCGTCGACCCGGGAGGTGTTGGGGGAGAAGTGGCGCACGGTAGGCGTGGCCTGCAAACCTTCGTTTATACGGCGCGAGCTGAAGATGGACCCGGCGGATCTGCCGACCGAGCTGGCCCGCTTTCAGGCCGGTGAGGTAGACGCGGAGTTCTGGTACGCCGGCGAACTGTCTCGCGAGATGTTCAGCGTCGCGGGTGCGCTGATGAATCCCCGGATTCACGACAGCATCCGTCCGATCTACATTCGTGCCAAAGCCGTAGAGCTTGTCTGTCTGGCTCTGGATCGTGTTCGCCGGCCTCAGCCGGTGCTGGCAGCGCCGATCAAGCTGACCCAGCACGACGTTCGCTGTCTGCACCAGGCCCGGGCTATCCTCGAGGAGAGCCCTACGGCGCCGACGCTCGATCAGCTGGCGCGACGCGTCGGCGTTAACCGCAACAAGCTCGCCATGGGTTTCAAATACGTTTTTGGTGAGACGGTGGCCGCCTTTCATCGCGAGCACCGGCTGGAGATGGCGCGCGAGATGTTGCGTGATCCCGACGTCAGCGTTGGTCAGGTTGCCGACGCCGCCGGGTACCGGGACGCGGGTAGCTTCAGTAAAGCGTTCAAGCTTCGCTATGGCATGCTCCCATCGGACATGCGTCCCGGCAATCGGACGTGACCTTTCTTTCTACACGGCACACTAAAGTGACGTTCGCCCGATACCGAGTGACGGCGGCCCGACTCAACTAACGTCGCTAATGGCAGACTGAATCCTCCCAAATTCCAGCTGACTGGGGGTGTCTCGTGAAACGTCATTCCAACCTGTTTGTCTCCGGCTGCCTGCTTCTCACCGCCGCACCCGCCGCGACTTTCGCCCAAGACCAATCCGACGACGTGTTTGTCATTGAAGAGATTGTCGTGACGGCGCAAAAGCGGGAAGAACGGGTCTTCGACGTACCGCTTTCGGTGACCGCGATGACGGGTGACGAGATCGCTGAACGCGGCATCACCAACCTGCTGGATGCCCAGTACGCAGTCTCGGGGCTGACCCTCACTGAATTCGGCCCAGGGCAGCAGCGCGCTCAGCTGCGCGGCACCGGTACGGCGGGCGGAGCCACGGGTCTTGCGACCGTGGGTTTCTATATCGACGAGGTTCCGCTCGTGGCCAACGCCGGTGGCGCAGGACCGGATATTCGCCTCCTGGATATGGCGCGAATCGAGGTGCTTCGGGGGCCGCAGCCAACGCTTTACGGTGAGGGCTCCATGGGGGGAACCATTCGGTACATCACCGCTGACCCGGAACTGACAGAGTTTTCGGGCAACGTCGGCGCGAGCTTCGGTTCCGTAACCGACGGCAGTGAATCCTGGCGCGGGCAGGCGGTTGTGAACATCCCGCTGATAGAGAACGAGCTAGGTGTTCGCTTTGCGGTTGCCGAAGAGCAGATCGGCGGCTGGATAGACTCGGTGATCGACGGCCGGGATGATGTCAACGAAGCTGACATCACCACGCTGCGCGGCAAGCTGCTCTGGCAACCCAATGACCGCTTCACGCTGCGCGCGATGCTGCTCACCCAGGATCTGGATCAGCCCTACCAGAACTTTGGCGGTCCGGACCGCACCACCATCACGGGTTTCCCCACGGGGAACCGCGACGAATATGACATCTTTAATCTGACCGCGAGCTACGAGTTTGATCGCTTCACGGTGCTGGGCACCGTTGGCTACATCGATCGCGAGGCAAGCGCCATCTTCGATCTGACCGCCTTCGGCGTTGGGTTCTTCACGGCCCCGCCGGAGTTTGGCGGCTTTGGCCTGCCGCCGGGCCTGATCACCCGGGTCGGACTCACCTCCGACACGGAATACGAGATGTGGTCGCAGGAGCTGCGCCTCACCTCCAACGGTGACGGACCGCTCAACTACAACCTCGGCATTTATCATCGCGATCCGGAAACCGACACCAACTCGGTCACCATCACAGAGCCCAATGCTATCCAGGACCTGATCGGTTTCGACCCCTTTAGCGGCGGGCCCGCTACCAATGAGTCGGATGCCTTTGCGGTCTTTGGTGACGTCAGCTACGCCTTCAATGAGCAGTGGGAAGTGCTGCTTGGCGTGCGCTACTACGAAGATGAACGGACGCAGCGAACGCTGGCGCCGACACCGCGTCAGGCTGAGTTCGACACCACCAACCCGCGGATCAACGTAGCGTGGACGCCAAACGACAACAGCTCGTATTACGCAAACTACGCCAAGGGATTCCGCAGCGGCGGCTTTAACGTCCAGATCCCCGGCTTCAATATCCCACCGGATTTTGGCCCCGAGGACTTCAACTCCTTTGAAATTGGCACCAAGCAAATTGCGCTCGACGGACGCGTGTCCTGGGAGCTTGCCGCGTACTACAACGACTGGACCGATATTCAGGTGCCGGCGCCGGCCGCCGCCATTCCGTTCTTTACGAACGGCGGTGAGGCCTCCGGTCCGGGCGTCGACTTCTCTTTGCGTGCGCTGCTCGGCGAGGAGTTCACGTTGGGTGTGACCTACGGCTGGACTGATATGGAGTACGACACCGATACCGGTGATCGGAACCGAGGCGATTCGCTTGATCTGGTGGCGGAGCGGACCGGCTCTATTTCGTTGGACTGGGCCCGGCAGATCTCCGGCGGCACGGAGCTGCGGGCCCGGGCGGACTATCAGCACACCAGCGGCTTTACGCTGACGGTTCGTCGCCCGCCCTTTAATCAGGTGAATCCGACGGACTCACGTAATGTATTCAACCTGCGTTTCGGCGCCAGCTTCGGTGACTATGAAGCTTACCTGTTTGCCAACAACCTGACGGACGACGACGGGACCCTGTATCCGATCATCGGCACCAACCTGGAGCCGGTGCTGCCGATTCCACGGGTCATCGGTGCTGAGTTTCGGGTATCGTTCTGAGCAGGTTTCGAGTAAGGGAGGGGCACAGTGCCGCAAGCTGGCGGCCCGCTGAAACGGACTGTCCTGGCGGCGTATGCCGCCCCCGCGTTTTCCCAGGCGCTGATACACGGGCCGGTGGGGACCGTGATCCAGGGTATCTATGGTCGGGACTTCGGGGTTGCACTCTCGTCCATCGCGTTCGCGCTGGTTGTATCCAGGATCTTCGACGCGATCACCGACCCGATCATCGGCTATCTGTCCGACCGGTACCGGACCCGCTACGGTCACCGAAAGCCCTGGCTGGTCGTCGGTTCGCTCATTGCGGTGGTCGCCTGCTGGTATCTCTATATTCCGCCGGAGCAGGTGACCGCTGGCTACTTTCTGTTGTGGTTTCTCCTAGCCTATTTTGGCTGGACCGTATCGGAGATTCCCTACCGCGCGTGGATGGCGGACCTCACCGACGATTATCAGCAGCGTACCCGCATCGCCGCTTGGCGCACGTTTGCGCGCTACCTCGGGTTTATCGCTTTCTACGGCATTCCGCTCCTGCCGTTTTTCGAGACCACCGAATTCACGGCGGAGACGTTAAAAGTCACGGCTGTGGTCGCAGCCATCGCTTTGCCGACTACCGCCCTGATTGCTGCCTGGATCGTGCCGCAGGGTGGGGTGGTTGTCAGCGCTGGTCGGCCGAACCTGCGGCAGGTGGTGCCGGCACTGCTGCGCAACAAGCCGCTATTGCTGTTTCTCGCGACGTTTGCCACTGGTGGACTGGCCACCGGCACGGCCTTTGGTCTGCTGTTCTTTTTTGTCGACAGCCACCTGGGGCTTGGCGGCACGCTGGCGCTGCTGTTTGTGCTCGGCGCTCCGATCGGCGCCGTCACCATGCCGTTTTGGGTATGGCTCGCCAATCGTATTGGCAAGGAGCGCTCGTGGGCGATCGCCTACCTGTGCTCCGGGAGCTTTCTCTTGGCCCACCTGCTCATTCCTGCTGGGCCGGAAGGCGAGCTGCTGCTGATCATCATGTTTGTGCTGGTGTTTTCGGTGTCTTCAGCGGGGGTTGTGGTTCCCGCGGCGCTCCTCGCCGACATCGTCGACTACGGGAAGTGGAAGTTCCGCGGCGATTACGCGGGCACCTATTACTCGGTGCAGACCATGGTCGAAAAAGGGGTCGAGGGGCTTGGGGTGGCGCTGGGCCTAGCGGTTGTCAGCTGGTTTGGCTTCGATCCGCAGCTGGATACTCAGACCGAACGAGGCACATTTGGGCTGCTGCTCGGTTTCCCCGTGTTGCCGGCTTTCATGACCCTGCTGACCGTCCCTATTATCTGGCGCTTTCCGATCAACCGGCGGCGGCAGCAGATCATTGTCAAACGGCTCGCGCGCCGCGAGGCCGCCTCATCGTAAGAGAACACCATGTCTGAACCGAGTACACAGCTGGCGGACCTTGCTCAGCGCTACTGGAAGCTGGAGTGTTTTGAATCGCCGTTCAGCGCCATCCTGGCCGGCCAGTCGACCGACGACGCCGTCCTGTTCCGGGAATCGCCGGCTGATCACGACCGGCGCGCCGAGCGAGCGGCGGCGTTGCTTAAGGAGAGTCAGTCTGTCTCCTCCAACGGCCTGGATCCCCAGGATCATGCGACCCTGACCCTGCTGCAGCGTGAGCTTAAGCGGATCGTGGATTTTCATCGGGTAAGCGCGCATCTGCGGCCTTCGCTGTTTCCGGCCGGCCCGGATTTCAATCTGGTTTACTTCGCCAACAGCGCCAGCGCCAATACGGCGCAGGCCGCCGAACTTTTTGTCGAGCGCCTGGCGACGGTTAAGGACTACGTGGCAGACCTCAAAGCCTGTCTTCGGCAGGGGCGGGCTGCGGGCTTCCGGTATCCCGGGCTGGTGCTTGAGCGCGGCGCAGCCGCAGCCCAAGCCAACACGGCCACTGAGCTGTCTGATTCACCCTTCCTCGGGCCGCTGCTGCGTTCGCCGGTCCGCGACACCGACGAGGTAAGAAAGCATCTGTCCGACGCACGACGACTCGTGGAGCAGGATGTGCTGCCGGAGCTTCGGGGCTATGCCGCTTTTCTCACCGACGAGCTGGAGAAAACATCGCGGGAATCGCTGGCCTGCACCGACGATCCGGCCGGACCGGAATTCTATGAGCTGCTGGTAAGTCACTACACGTCGCTCGACAGCTCGGCGGACGAGATTCATGAGCTGGGCCTATCGGAGGTCCAGCGGGTGGAGGAAGAGATGGCGACCGTAGCGGCTGAGGCGGGTTACGAGGGCCGTCTGGAAGACTATCGGGCGTTCATCGGATCAGACCCATCGTTTTATGCGACGTCGCTCGAGGAGCATCACAACACGGTGCTGGCGCTGTGCAAGCGCATCGATCAGCACATCCCCGCCTATTTTGGCCGTATTCCCCGGATTACGTATTCGGTGCGGTGTATTCCCGAAGACATGTCGGAGAACCTGCCGCCCGCCTACGCGCAGCCCAGCCCCGCGGACAACTCGGCCCCGGGCATTTACTGGATCTCCAGCCTGCTGGAGAAGTGTCCCACCTACCTTTATCCCTCGATTACGCTGCACGAAGCGTGGCCTGGACACCTGATGCAGATCGCGCTGATGCAGGAGCAGACCGACCTGCCGGCGTTTCGGCGCAACGGCGCGCTCAAGTACACCGCTTGTATCGAGGGCTGGGCCATGTACTGCGAAAACCTTGGCGAGGAGCTGGGCATGTACCAGACACCCCATGAAAAGATGGGGCGTTTGATCGGCGAAATGTGGCGGTCCGTGCGGCTGGTTGTCGATACGGGGCTTCACACGCGAGGCTGGAGTCGGCAGCAGGCCATCGACTATCTGGCTCGCCTGGCACCCATGCCCCAACCGATGGTGGAAGCCGAGGTGGATCGTTACATCGCGCTCCCCGGGCAGGCGCTGGCCTACCAGCCCGGCAACCTCAAGTTTCGCGAGCTGCGCCAGCGCGCGGAGCGAGAGCTCGGTTCCCGCTTTGATATCCGTTCCTTTCACGACCAGCTGATCGCCGCGGGTCCCGTTACGCTGCCAGTGCTGGATAATCTGACC harbors:
- a CDS encoding glutathione S-transferase family protein, which produces MAKPTLHVFAISHYCEKARWALDYLGHDYTLNRLAPGKHLKKARSLGLKRGAMPFLELPDDVIQGSADVVSWAESNSPGGAKLSSAENRDACREIEQRLDDIAGIHVRRYFYSEAIVDHPATVLPIFRRGLPWLDQLKLRLGWKVVCRLMIKGMDLGPAQREDSRAKVEGELDWLDGLLADGRPYLLGDTMTRADLAAASLLSPIALPDEHPEYQHIVVPPLAQADTERWASRPSIRYVRTVYQNAR
- a CDS encoding DUF1295 domain-containing protein; translated protein: MLLATESIRPLALTNGLLQLGLFALVVCWPTWKTGRMSYVDIGWPWGLVFIGLLTFGFRFAEANEMRLAMVCGLYLAIGGRMGFYAVMLWRAGALNRELARYRYQALRWERAGVTNVALARQVEVLVQGLANASFLAFPAFVIAFNPASGVTGLELLGFSLALISLVLESLADRQKAAFVAQSKAKGQRDLVCDVGLWRYSRHPNYFFEWMVWNGLILMAMPAVPELFKSQPIPVAVLLTLGLLFVSRLMYQTLVHYTGARPSEYYSLQKRPAYAEYQRRTNRFFPGPSKDLGTES
- a CDS encoding alpha/beta hydrolase produces the protein MDSTTGVYYEVHGNEGPPLVLGFPIFASMADILGSEAKAIRDGFLAGLTDRYRVLLLDYPSIGRSEELPPSKLSVERVCHDLLAVADEAGFERFSYWGYSWGGCVGYQLAVRTERVSALAMGGWPPLGGQYDAMLAASREQKDNPPPEAQVVLRSPAQYAQWETFYASLQLFDDDNASKSLSIPRLAYAGADGDTTAGSYTIQNASILRDKQAELEARGWQVQLIEGAAHEDGLNPSKILPIVRPFLDRYVEHSG
- a CDS encoding membrane dipeptidase gives rise to the protein MSNTQVSSDARELLSQTLVWDNHACMPLRHGDDDFLPQLERCREAGCDVVSLNIGFGFKTLDEHLRTAALFRRWVSQRPERYRLAKSLSDIDEARESGQLAIVFDVEGMALLDEGDYGLVSMLRELGVIWMLVAYNKNNAAGGGCADEDPGLTPHGKAILKEMKRVGMIACCSHTGHRTAMDVMEAADNPVVFSHSNASAVHSHFRNIPDELILACAETGGVVGINGIGEFLGENGDYAELLLRHIDHVSELAGPEHVGLGLDYVYDQQELLDYLKAHPELFGVDPEPKVRMAGPEVLPELVAAMLQRGYQQRHIEMILGGNWRRVAQQVWIDGQR
- a CDS encoding AraC family transcriptional regulator, encoding MPQEELEALPKDETSRSLQHTCDGDQEVIALADDLIFARTDVPHIDQAPDDRQWSIDYSGWLYLHFRLEGLSREIQPDGEVTDLGGQSFILSVSNGPSSTREVLGEKWRTVGVACKPSFIRRELKMDPADLPTELARFQAGEVDAEFWYAGELSREMFSVAGALMNPRIHDSIRPIYIRAKAVELVCLALDRVRRPQPVLAAPIKLTQHDVRCLHQARAILEESPTAPTLDQLARRVGVNRNKLAMGFKYVFGETVAAFHREHRLEMAREMLRDPDVSVGQVADAAGYRDAGSFSKAFKLRYGMLPSDMRPGNRT
- a CDS encoding TonB-dependent receptor, translating into MKRHSNLFVSGCLLLTAAPAATFAQDQSDDVFVIEEIVVTAQKREERVFDVPLSVTAMTGDEIAERGITNLLDAQYAVSGLTLTEFGPGQQRAQLRGTGTAGGATGLATVGFYIDEVPLVANAGGAGPDIRLLDMARIEVLRGPQPTLYGEGSMGGTIRYITADPELTEFSGNVGASFGSVTDGSESWRGQAVVNIPLIENELGVRFAVAEEQIGGWIDSVIDGRDDVNEADITTLRGKLLWQPNDRFTLRAMLLTQDLDQPYQNFGGPDRTTITGFPTGNRDEYDIFNLTASYEFDRFTVLGTVGYIDREASAIFDLTAFGVGFFTAPPEFGGFGLPPGLITRVGLTSDTEYEMWSQELRLTSNGDGPLNYNLGIYHRDPETDTNSVTITEPNAIQDLIGFDPFSGGPATNESDAFAVFGDVSYAFNEQWEVLLGVRYYEDERTQRTLAPTPRQAEFDTTNPRINVAWTPNDNSSYYANYAKGFRSGGFNVQIPGFNIPPDFGPEDFNSFEIGTKQIALDGRVSWELAAYYNDWTDIQVPAPAAAIPFFTNGGEASGPGVDFSLRALLGEEFTLGVTYGWTDMEYDTDTGDRNRGDSLDLVAERTGSISLDWARQISGGTELRARADYQHTSGFTLTVRRPPFNQVNPTDSRNVFNLRFGASFGDYEAYLFANNLTDDDGTLYPIIGTNLEPVLPIPRVIGAEFRVSF
- a CDS encoding MFS transporter; this encodes MPQAGGPLKRTVLAAYAAPAFSQALIHGPVGTVIQGIYGRDFGVALSSIAFALVVSRIFDAITDPIIGYLSDRYRTRYGHRKPWLVVGSLIAVVACWYLYIPPEQVTAGYFLLWFLLAYFGWTVSEIPYRAWMADLTDDYQQRTRIAAWRTFARYLGFIAFYGIPLLPFFETTEFTAETLKVTAVVAAIALPTTALIAAWIVPQGGVVVSAGRPNLRQVVPALLRNKPLLLFLATFATGGLATGTAFGLLFFFVDSHLGLGGTLALLFVLGAPIGAVTMPFWVWLANRIGKERSWAIAYLCSGSFLLAHLLIPAGPEGELLLIIMFVLVFSVSSAGVVVPAALLADIVDYGKWKFRGDYAGTYYSVQTMVEKGVEGLGVALGLAVVSWFGFDPQLDTQTERGTFGLLLGFPVLPAFMTLLTVPIIWRFPINRRRQQIIVKRLARREAASS
- a CDS encoding DUF885 domain-containing protein, with amino-acid sequence MSEPSTQLADLAQRYWKLECFESPFSAILAGQSTDDAVLFRESPADHDRRAERAAALLKESQSVSSNGLDPQDHATLTLLQRELKRIVDFHRVSAHLRPSLFPAGPDFNLVYFANSASANTAQAAELFVERLATVKDYVADLKACLRQGRAAGFRYPGLVLERGAAAAQANTATELSDSPFLGPLLRSPVRDTDEVRKHLSDARRLVEQDVLPELRGYAAFLTDELEKTSRESLACTDDPAGPEFYELLVSHYTSLDSSADEIHELGLSEVQRVEEEMATVAAEAGYEGRLEDYRAFIGSDPSFYATSLEEHHNTVLALCKRIDQHIPAYFGRIPRITYSVRCIPEDMSENLPPAYAQPSPADNSAPGIYWISSLLEKCPTYLYPSITLHEAWPGHLMQIALMQEQTDLPAFRRNGALKYTACIEGWAMYCENLGEELGMYQTPHEKMGRLIGEMWRSVRLVVDTGLHTRGWSRQQAIDYLARLAPMPQPMVEAEVDRYIALPGQALAYQPGNLKFRELRQRAERELGSRFDIRSFHDQLIAAGPVTLPVLDNLTQHWLDQQKVTVAA